The following proteins come from a genomic window of Salvia miltiorrhiza cultivar Shanhuang (shh) unplaced genomic scaffold, IMPLAD_Smil_shh fragScaff_scaffold_23_2, whole genome shotgun sequence:
- the LOC131002849 gene encoding WUSCHEL-related homeobox 11-like, translating to MEDHEAETGPRGSGDGDQRAEPVRSRWTPKPEQILILESIFNSGMVNPPKDETVRIRKLLEKFGSVGDANVFYWFQNRRSRSRRRQRQIQASLGAAGDVQPQPRAIHNGNSIAGAYYNPAALCSYPISNGPGSSSSIGLDSANAGGLFSFPGQQGGLQELQHGSGFGLQDSPNLHYQSGVITVFINGVATEVGRGPVDMKAMFGGDYLLIHSSGVAVEANEHGFLLQHGESYFLVPRHS from the exons ATGGAAGATCACGAAGCAGAAACCGGGCCGCGCGGCTCGGGCGACGGCGATCAGCGAGCCGAGCCTGTGCGGTCGAGGTGGACGCCGAAGCCGGAGCAGATTCTGATCCTGGAGTCCATCTTCAACAGCGGGATGGTGAACCCGCCCAAGGACGAAACCGTCCGAATCAGGAAGCTGCTCGAGAAGTTCGGCTCCGTCGGCGACGCCAACGTCTTCTACTGGTTCCAGAACCGACGCTCGCGCTCGCGCCGCCGCCAGCGCCAAATCCAGGCCAGCCTCGGCGCCGCCGGGGACGTCCAGCCGCAGCCTCGCGCAATTCACAACGGGAATTCCATAGCCGGCGCGTATTATAATCCGGCGGCGCTGTGTAGCTACCCGATCAGCAACGGGCCGGGCTCCTCGTCGTCCATCGGGCTTGACTCTGCGAATGCTGGCGGTTTGTTCTCGTTTCCGGGGCAGCAAGGCGGGCTACAGGAGCTCCAGCACGGCTCGGGTTTCGGGTTGCAAGACAGCCCCAATTTGCATTACCAATCCG GGGTGATAACGGTATTCATAAATGGAGTAGCGACGGAGGTGGGGAGGGGGCCGGTGGACATGAAAGCGATGTTTGGAGGGGATTATTTGTTGATTCATTCGTCGGGAGTAGCAGTTGAGGCGAATGAGCATGGATTTCTGCTGCAGCATGGTGAAAGCTATTTTCTG